The window GAGCAGCTGGACGAAGATTTGACCTATACTTCCAGGCAGCTGGACAGGGAAGTGGTCAATCTCAGCCAGATACGCCGTGTGATACGGACATTTAAGGAAAAGCTGCCTGAAATCTTTCCAGGCAGAAAGGAAGTTCCCAAGACCCTTATTTTTGCCAAAAACGACAGCCATGCCGATGATATTATCAATATGGTGCGGGAAGAGTTTGGAGAAGGGAATGCCTTTTGCAAGAAAGTGACCTACAAAGCCGAAGAAGACCCAAAATCGATATTGTCGGCTTTCCGCAATGATTACTATCCGAGAATTGCGGTTACAGTTGATATGATTGCGACAGGAACGGATATTAAGCCGCTGGAATGCCTGCTCTTTATGAGAGATATCAAAAGCCTCAATTATTTTGAGCAGATGAAAGGAAGAGGCACACGAATCCTAGGATTAGACGACCTGCACAAAGTGACGCCATCGGCTGTTTCAGCTAAAACCCATTTTGTGATCGTGGACGCTGTAGATGTTACAAAGACGATGAAGACCGACAGCAAGCCTCTTGAACGCAAAAAAAACACCTCATTGAAAGACCTGCTGGCAGCAGTTACTTTTGGCGCTCAGGACGAAGACCTTTACATTTCACTGGCTAACCGGCTTGCAAGGCTGAACAGGCAGATAAATTAGAATGAAAGAGCCATTTTTGCTGAAAAGGCTAATGGAAAAACTATCAATCAAACTGTGAAGGACCTGCTCAATGCATATAACCCTGACATGATCAATCTCAAAGCTGATGAGATCAAATTGCGCCAGCCGGAAATTCAGGAAACCGATGCAAAGAAAAAGGCACAGGAGATCCTTATTGATACTGCCAGATCAACTTTTTCCGGCGAGCTGAACGAGTATATCGAAAACGTGCGCAGGGTCTATGAACAGATAATTAATACAGTGAACCTTGATACCCTTAAAAAAGCCGGATGGGACACGGATATACTGGCAAGGGATGAGAAGCTGATCAGCGATTTTAAAGCATATCTGGAAGCCAATAAAGACGAGATCACAGCCCTGAGAATTTTCTATGACCAGCCCTACCGGCGCAGGAAAGTAACTTTTGCGATGATAAAGGACGTGCTGGAAAAAATGGAACTGGAAAAGCCTTATCTCGCCCCTCTCGATTTATGGCAGGCTTATGAGCGGCTGGATAAGGTGAAAGGAAATTCC is drawn from Dehalobacter sp. and contains these coding sequences:
- a CDS encoding DEAD/DEAH box helicase family protein, producing GYGKTYTAITFIYRLLKFADAKKVLFLIDTKNLGEQAEQEFMAYMPNDDNRKFTELYNVQRLRSSYISSDSQVCISTIQRLYSILKGEEIDEKTEEENTAEKGWQPKEPLPVVYNEKVPIEEFDFIVIDECHRSIYNLWQQVLDYFDAFLIGLTATPDKRTFGFFNENVVSEYSHEEAVADGVNVGYDVYVIETEISKNGANIPAQEFVDRRERLTRKKRWEQLDEDLTYTSRQLDREVVNLSQIRRVIRTFKEKLPEIFPGRKEVPKTLIFAKNDSHADDIINMVREEFGEGNAFCKKVTYKAEEDPKSILSAFRNDYYPRIAVTVDMIATGTDIKPLECLLFMRDIKSLNYFEQMKGRGTRILGLDDLHKVTPSAVSAKTHFVIVDAVDVTKTMKTDSKPLERKKNTSLKDLLAAVTFGAQDEDLYISLANRLARLNRQIN